A region of the Perca flavescens isolate YP-PL-M2 chromosome 15, PFLA_1.0, whole genome shotgun sequence genome:
AGACAATAATTACAGCAAATAACCTGCGTAGCAGCTATGGGGAATCTGCTTGCAGCCAGTGAACTGTCAACAAAGAGAGGCTGCACTAGGTATTGGTGCTGCAAGTCAAAACATGCCATGGTAGGCCAAAGGCTGTGATTGCCTGAGTAGGACCCAGCCAATCTACACAGCCCTCTCAAAACAGTGTGTACTCCCGACCATGGTAACGCTAGTATGATTGTGTAACAGCACAAGCGGTGCACTTGAAATGTAAattgacatcatcatcatcatgctctgcgtgtgcgtgtgtatgtgtacgtgtGACGCAAAGTCAGGACCTTGATTTTTTCCAAGGTGTGTATTTTATTCAATAGTACACAATGATTACACAGCACAGCCTCGCTGACTGGCGGAAGCCAAGTGTGTGATAGCGCCATGGTTCCTAGGCATCGCCGcctgttttaaaaataaaggaatTTCCACCAccgaaaaaataaaataaattgcatttaCATGGACGCAGCGCCCAAAATATGTTTGCGCTAACACACTGGTCAAACCAAAAGTACTCAACACAATCGATCAGTCGTGAGTCAGGAGGCCGAAAAATACAAACACCTGTGGTCCCAATGTGCTTCACTTTACCGAAAAAGAGAAACTAATCCCAGCGCGGTGATTTAAAGCTGAGGGGCAAAGTTGGTTGATAACAGCTTGCCAAAAGTCCTTTATTGTCGTGAAAATGGTGTTTTAACAAACCACAACACGGAAACTTCAACGGAAGACGTGAGTGTAGCATTTAGCTAAATTATCAATACtaaaatacaatacatatgTAATTTAGCACACAGACATCAGTTAGTCTATGAAGAATACTTTCAGACACACCACTATGTCTAGAGACTTAGCATAATCATAGAAAGCTGGAAAGACATGCTGGCTAgcttctttttcctcctctcataCATGCAGCTTTCCACCTGGCAAGGTTACATTTCTCAAACATAGCTAGCATAATTTCTTCCACGCAAGCTGCACCttgatatttaaaatatatgcaCGGTtgttttgagagaaaaaaaaaaaaaaaaagagtggaaAAATCCACTTACCTCCTTTAGACAGAGACATTTCCCCTTTGCTTTGATGAGGGGGAAGGGAAGCACAAAgacttttgcctttttttactccctccctccctgcatCTAGCCTTACACCCGCTCAGGATCGCTGGCTTGTGCAAAAACTAGCAGCGATTAAAACTAAACGGTTCGTCTTCGTgcaattttagtgcttcaatCACCAGCTTGCGCGTTCAAAGATCGATTAGCAGATGAAtgcacaactttaaataatgtcgGCTCGGGATGTACAGTTCGAGTTAGTTTGCTAACAAAACCTGCACTTTTAGGGTGGCCAAAGTCTTGACAGCTGAAGGTTCCAACGACGTAATGGCGTATTTCCTGCCTCGTGCTAAGCATCATGGGATGTGTAGTTTGAATTGTGTGAGGGCTTTTCTGTAAATAAAGCGAGATTATTTTTAactaataaaacatatttgactACAGAAggatcattcattcattttacttcaaaaaaagttaatttttgaaaaatccAATACGGGCCAAAACGTTTTATGTTACtgtcttttattaatatttttttgtttcaggaTGAAAATCACATACTggtgtagtttatttaaaagCAAGATAAAATTCATgtgtaacaataataataataataataataataataatgataataataatcttgCAAGTCAACTACAGTATACAAAGGAACACTGGTAATGGGATTGCAAATTTAAGTTACACATTTTGGTATGTAAACAACAAACAAGTATGCCTATATAAGTGAATGTCACAGGATATAAGTGCCATGAACTAAAAATCTATATTTGACTGCTGAATAGTAAAATGAATaacaataaagttttattttaaagcaaAACCTTTATAGTATATATGCAAACAACATTAACCATAGCATAGATTCAATATACGATTAAGGAACAAACTGCCTACAGCCTATAGAATACCTGAACAAATGCAGCACAGtgaagtgttgttgtttttttaattgtgagTCCTTTATTGTACAAACACCTCCTTGCTGAATAGTtggaagacaacaaaatgcagaaaCCAATCAACAATGGAGATGTCACAGACATGACGCATTAACACGTGCTGGTATATGAGTTTACTTTGGAATTTGTGCATGTGATTGTGTGGGTGGATAACTAATGGTTACTGCATTTACTTCCTGGCAACAATGAGGGTATGGTAGAGAGGTTTTATTACAATGTGCAGATAGAGGGAGCTGTCAATCAGGTACTCTGATGCACGGCGCTGCAGGTCAGCATCCACCAGGAAATCCCCGGCCTCCTCTGTGCTTTGGTGGAAGTTGTAGACGTGACGAACCACCACTTTTCCTTGCTGTCTTGCCATCACGATCACCGTCTTCTGGAAACTCACACCAGCAAAGTCTGGACTAGAAGTGGCTGGTGTTACAATGATGCGAGGTCGACCTCCATCTGTGCGTGTAGGCTGCATGGCACCCAGCTCAGTATAGGTTGACCTGGCACTGAGTGGGAACCAACGAGGGGAGAATAGGGCATTCCAGGTCACTCTCTTACTGGAGTCATGGCCGCTGGGCCCGAGCTGGGTCTGGAAGCTAAAACTGCGGTCGTCACGGGTGGGGTTATTGATGACCCAAGGGGAACCCCAGGAGGTGGACAGGTAGTTACGGGGAGTGAAAATACTGCAGTTGACATCAAAGTACTTGGCCAGTTGGATAGGTGAGGCGGAGTGAAATTGGAACGCAAGGTAGAGTAGATCACGGATAGACTCGTAATGCTTCTGCAAGAGGGGGGATTGCTTCTGAAGACGAAAAAGGTGCTGAGGGGGAATCATGCCGTATCGGACAGCCCTTAGGGCACTTTCCACTGTCGAACTGACTGGCTGGTTCTGGCTAATCCAGGCCTCCAGGGCCTCGTAGAGCTCCAGCTCACTCTGAAGAATGAGGTCAGAGCGCTGGAGCAAGGAGAGGAGTAGGTCTTCACTGATGGAGCCCCATTCTCCGCTCTGCAGCACAGAAGACAGGTTCCAGGACAGGTACTGCAGGCAGCTGTCCCGCAGGACCATGTCCCCAATTTGTAATGCATAGTTGTACCAGCCAATGACATGGCCGGTGGGTGAATCACTAGACAGATGTTGGGTCATATATTGGGTCAGACCCTGTTGCAAGGCCCACACATGATACTTGCTGGCCAGTTTATGCAGAGAAATGGCCTGATCTAGCCGCACTGAGATGTCACCGCAGTACAGATAcctgaaaaaggaaaacaaagctGGAATTGTCAtctaaagacatttaaaaaaaaaaaaaaaaatctttcagtAAGGCATACTACTTGTTTTCTCTCACATCTGAGTCACTGAATAAACCCACACTGTCCGATTTTCGACCGTGAGCCTCAAATAGCAGGTGTAATTTTAGAATATTTCACAAGATGGAGAATCTCACTTCTCCAAAAGAGAGAGGCACAATGGTGAGCAAATATTTATAACTTTATACTTGTGGAAAATACAAAAGCAACTACAAGTAGCTCCACAGTTCCTTGAATGGTTTGAATGAACCAGATTAACTCTGAACAAATGATTACAACCGGAGTCACCCTCACCTGACAAACTTGTCAAAAACAGCTGCACAGTCGGGCGTCTCCCTCAAAACCACAGCACTGTTGTTGCGAGTGAGCAGTAGTTCCTCAAACACGTCACTCTGCAGCGCCAGAACCAGAGTGTGGGCCTGGATCACCTTCACCTCGTCCGTGTTGATGGTCTGCACCCGGAGAGTGACATCACTGCCGTTCCCCAGGGCCAGCAGGGTCTCCATACGCTGCACCAAATTCATGGAGTGATTCAGCACCGTGGCCCAATTGTCCAACACTACCTCCTGTTTCAGGGCAGCTGTGGAAAATAAAGTGCAAGATGATGTACTGGCAGCACTTAACAGAAAAACAACCATCAATATTTAAATGCAGAGAAAATTTGCCTTAGAATTGCAATTAACTACAgtatcagttttttttcagattgttttccattcattttgcatcAGCCTGACTCTGCTTTCAAAGATTTCACAGCAGAAATCCGGTGCGTTTGTTCTACAACTTAAATCAGATTTGACACAGCAAGAACTGGAAAAGCACTCGCTAACTTTACGACTAAACCACAACTGACAATACTTGTCAGAGGAAAAAGCACACTTGCACATCCTTCTATTCCTCTGGTTTCAATAATAGAGGACAAGCCAGGTGGCTGACTCAGAAAACCTCCGACACCAGGTGCTCAGAAAAGAATCCTGAGTTTGCAGTGCTATTGCAGATG
Encoded here:
- the btbd17b gene encoding BTB/POZ domain-containing protein 17 isoform X1, yielding MVRSCEQGIPAWVYVGTLLLLIHSVTVRGAALKQEVVLDNWATVLNHSMNLVQRMETLLALGNGSDVTLRVQTINTDEVKVIQAHTLVLALQSDVFEELLLTRNNSAVVLRETPDCAAVFDKFVRYLYCGDISVRLDQAISLHKLASKYHVWALQQGLTQYMTQHLSSDSPTGHVIGWYNYALQIGDMVLRDSCLQYLSWNLSSVLQSGEWGSISEDLLLSLLQRSDLILQSELELYEALEAWISQNQPVSSTVESALRAVRYGMIPPQHLFRLQKQSPLLQKHYESIRDLLYLAFQFHSASPIQLAKYFDVNCSIFTPRNYLSTSWGSPWVINNPTRDDRSFSFQTQLGPSGHDSSKRVTWNALFSPRWFPLSARSTYTELGAMQPTRTDGGRPRIIVTPATSSPDFAGVSFQKTVIVMARQQGKVVVRHVYNFHQSTEEAGDFLVDADLQRRASEYLIDSSLYLHIVIKPLYHTLIVARK
- the btbd17b gene encoding BTB/POZ domain-containing protein 17 isoform X2 produces the protein MIESSSAPTGDSAALKQEVVLDNWATVLNHSMNLVQRMETLLALGNGSDVTLRVQTINTDEVKVIQAHTLVLALQSDVFEELLLTRNNSAVVLRETPDCAAVFDKFVRYLYCGDISVRLDQAISLHKLASKYHVWALQQGLTQYMTQHLSSDSPTGHVIGWYNYALQIGDMVLRDSCLQYLSWNLSSVLQSGEWGSISEDLLLSLLQRSDLILQSELELYEALEAWISQNQPVSSTVESALRAVRYGMIPPQHLFRLQKQSPLLQKHYESIRDLLYLAFQFHSASPIQLAKYFDVNCSIFTPRNYLSTSWGSPWVINNPTRDDRSFSFQTQLGPSGHDSSKRVTWNALFSPRWFPLSARSTYTELGAMQPTRTDGGRPRIIVTPATSSPDFAGVSFQKTVIVMARQQGKVVVRHVYNFHQSTEEAGDFLVDADLQRRASEYLIDSSLYLHIVIKPLYHTLIVARK